In Bacillota bacterium, one DNA window encodes the following:
- a CDS encoding TetR/AcrR family transcriptional regulator, with protein sequence MRGKVYKKRPYLRSRITQQLIIETAEKVFLEYGYHKATITRISQEANVGYGTVYSHFRGKEDLMNRVVDRAMENFNSLLNIDKPINNLEDLKETFRDKIHATLVMADARRPLFKVLQKSLGQSDAVFEHWDKIIDHFIARIKRDLEKGREIGLVSRNLDLQLSAKAIILMLESFLWEIVHDRESELDPLTDTLTELFIQGLSEREKSPLFKILS encoded by the coding sequence CCGCATCACCCAGCAACTGATCATCGAGACCGCAGAGAAAGTATTTCTGGAATACGGGTACCACAAAGCCACAATAACCAGAATCAGTCAGGAGGCAAATGTGGGATACGGTACTGTTTACAGCCATTTTCGCGGAAAAGAAGATCTCATGAACAGGGTTGTTGATCGGGCCATGGAAAATTTCAACAGCTTGCTCAACATTGACAAGCCCATCAACAATCTGGAAGACCTGAAAGAAACTTTCCGGGATAAAATCCACGCCACCCTGGTCATGGCCGATGCCCGGCGCCCCCTTTTCAAAGTGCTGCAGAAATCACTGGGGCAATCCGATGCCGTATTTGAACACTGGGACAAAATCATCGATCACTTCATCGCTCGCATCAAGAGGGACCTTGAAAAAGGGAGGGAAATTGGCCTGGTATCCCGCAACCTGGACCTGCAATTGTCAGCCAAGGCAATTATCCTGATGCTGGAAAGTTTCCTGTGGGAGATTGTACATGACCGGGAATCCGAACTGGACCCGCTGACCGATACCCTGACAGAGCTGTTTATCCAGGGGCTGTCTGAACGGGAGAAATCGCCCCTGTTCAAGATATTGAGTTAG